The proteins below come from a single Gammaproteobacteria bacterium genomic window:
- the gspH gene encoding type II secretion system minor pseudopilin GspH, which yields MRQAPRSTSGFTLLEIMVVLVIVGIVVSMATLSLGNNAARQVELEAERLRALIELAKEEALFDAQELGVAFWQSGYTFYRMDDQQWTPVEDDAELRPRTLPEGLSVSLELEGLDAELSAIDRQRERPQVFIMSSGEVTPFRAQIGSSDTYVVLKADALGNLAFVSPAT from the coding sequence ATGCGCCAGGCGCCGCGCAGCACCTCAGGATTCACGCTGCTCGAAATTATGGTGGTGCTGGTCATCGTCGGCATCGTCGTAAGCATGGCAACCCTGTCGCTAGGCAATAACGCGGCGCGGCAGGTGGAGCTTGAAGCCGAGCGGTTGCGCGCGCTCATCGAGTTGGCGAAAGAAGAAGCGCTGTTCGATGCGCAGGAGCTTGGGGTAGCGTTCTGGCAGAGCGGATACACGTTCTACCGCATGGACGACCAGCAGTGGACGCCTGTCGAGGATGACGCGGAGCTGCGCCCGCGAACCCTGCCGGAAGGACTCTCGGTATCCCTGGAGCTGGAGGGACTGGACGCGGAACTGTCAGCCATCGATCGCCAGCGGGAGCGCCCGCAGGTGTTCATCATGTCCAGCGGCGAAGTAACCCCGTTCCGAGCGCAAATCGGTTCTAGCGATACATATGTCGTCCTGAAAGCCGACGCTCTGGGCAATCTGGCGTTCGTCTCGCCGGCTACATGA
- the gspG gene encoding type II secretion system major pseudopilin GspG gives MVRNHLRRRAVNGFTLIEVMVVVVVLSILAAIVVPNIMDAPDEARIVAAKQDIRALESALNLYRLDNYVYPSTEQGIDALVTRPETPPEPRNWKAGGYMDRLPKDPWGNPYQYLSPGQNGEFDLYSMGADGQIDGAGVNADITNWNLE, from the coding sequence ATGGTCAGAAATCATCTCCGCCGCCGGGCGGTAAACGGATTCACTCTCATCGAGGTCATGGTGGTGGTGGTGGTGCTGTCGATTCTGGCCGCCATCGTCGTTCCCAACATTATGGACGCGCCGGACGAGGCGCGCATCGTGGCGGCCAAGCAGGATATCCGCGCGCTGGAGAGCGCGCTGAACCTCTACCGGCTGGATAACTATGTTTATCCGTCAACGGAGCAGGGTATCGACGCGCTGGTAACGCGGCCGGAGACGCCGCCCGAGCCACGCAACTGGAAAGCCGGCGGCTACATGGATCGGCTGCCGAAGGACCCGTGGGGCAATCCGTATCAATACTTAAGCCCCGGCCAGAATGGTGAATTCGACCTTTATTCCATGGGCGCGGATGGCCAGATCGACGGCGCTGGCGTCAACGCCGACATCACCAACTGGAACCTCGAATAG
- the rrtA gene encoding rhombosortase produces the protein MNANPVHHWWLPLSLVTLSGLLQFGMPATAQWLRYEPAMIHSSFEIWRLFGAHFVHLSWRHYLLNAVALLAISALYAPAPGVLAWRLCVSAAAVSLGLLWFNLSLGWYVGMSGILHGLLVAGSVRDCFARNVSGALMLLAVTGKLIWEQINGPMPGSEAAAGGRVIVDAHLYGALGGVVALCVETIFARWTGRR, from the coding sequence GTGAACGCGAACCCCGTGCACCATTGGTGGTTGCCCTTAAGTCTAGTGACATTATCCGGCCTGTTGCAGTTCGGTATGCCGGCGACCGCACAGTGGCTGCGATATGAACCCGCCATGATCCACAGCAGCTTTGAGATCTGGCGGCTGTTTGGCGCGCATTTCGTGCACCTGAGCTGGCGTCATTATCTGCTGAACGCCGTTGCATTGCTGGCGATTTCGGCGCTGTACGCACCCGCGCCCGGCGTGCTCGCATGGCGGCTTTGCGTCAGCGCCGCCGCGGTGAGTCTCGGTTTGTTGTGGTTCAACCTGTCGCTGGGCTGGTATGTGGGCATGTCAGGCATCCTGCATGGCCTGCTGGTCGCCGGCAGCGTGCGCGACTGTTTTGCGCGCAACGTTAGCGGCGCCCTCATGTTGCTGGCGGTGACTGGAAAATTGATCTGGGAGCAGATCAACGGACCCATGCCGGGCAGCGAGGCCGCGGCGGGCGGCCGGGTCATCGTGGACGCGCATCTTTATGGCGCCCTCGGTGGTGTCGTCGCACTGTGTGTCGAAACCATCTTCGCGCGATGGACGGGACGGCGTTGA
- a CDS encoding S8 family serine peptidase, giving the protein MDKQVTSGAIALIAALSFALQLQQGTAATLRGKSIEPGAARLIVKFRNSTGKTVPATRRVTAMAAQTGMNMTIQREMSGGAHLITMDRPMAPGAIAAMARDWSRHPEIEYADPDVRYDLALVPNDPRFNGQYYLRPAAIERAAINAPAAWDTTTGGTDVTVAVIDSGIRPEHIDIDGRLAPGYDFVSEDPGGGFLNANDGDGRDPDPADPGDGATAGACGPDTPPQIRPSGWHGTRVASLIGAVTNNGQGIAGVDWSARILPVRALGRCGGYASDIIDAARWAAGLPVPGIPRNPNPARVINLSVGGPGTCLASEQAAVDDIIATGAVVVAAAGNEAINALRTSPSSCQGVLPVAASTREGALVSFSNFGAKIGLIAPGVDLLSAANRGVQAPLPGGDRYETISGTSFSAPLVAGVASLMLSLNNNLTPRQLIAILRATARPFPATVTGQRCDDPLCGAGFLDAAAAVRAVATGDIATAADDNGLRAAFATAAPLVLGSAQGGALKGAYQFDVYRLSLPAAGNVRVATTGSTDTYGYLFDANGRLLTQQDNIVPSIGENDAGVNLNFALDNSLVAGTYFVAVEGFSISTTGRYALNTSLSTQGGGAPDNGDGAAIADGGGGAADFMLCGMLLGGLSGLLCQRRPVHRAKMVSTHSATTPPRAP; this is encoded by the coding sequence ATGGACAAACAAGTGACCTCAGGTGCGATAGCGCTAATCGCCGCATTAAGCTTCGCCTTGCAATTGCAACAAGGCACCGCGGCGACGTTGCGCGGTAAATCAATAGAGCCAGGCGCGGCGCGCCTGATCGTCAAATTTCGCAATTCGACCGGCAAAACGGTCCCCGCGACGCGGCGCGTTACGGCCATGGCGGCACAGACCGGCATGAACATGACTATCCAGCGCGAAATGTCCGGCGGCGCACATCTGATTACGATGGATCGTCCGATGGCGCCGGGAGCAATCGCCGCCATGGCGCGAGACTGGTCCCGCCATCCGGAAATCGAATACGCCGATCCCGATGTTCGGTATGACCTGGCTCTCGTCCCGAACGATCCGCGGTTCAATGGCCAGTATTATCTGCGACCAGCGGCTATTGAGCGCGCGGCTATCAATGCGCCCGCGGCCTGGGATACGACCACCGGCGGCACGGATGTGACCGTGGCGGTCATCGATTCCGGCATCAGACCCGAACATATCGACATTGACGGGCGGCTCGCACCCGGTTACGACTTTGTCTCGGAGGATCCCGGGGGCGGTTTCTTAAACGCCAACGACGGTGACGGCCGCGATCCAGATCCGGCCGATCCTGGCGACGGCGCCACCGCCGGCGCCTGTGGCCCCGATACCCCGCCGCAGATTCGGCCCAGCGGCTGGCACGGCACGCGCGTGGCGAGCCTTATCGGCGCCGTAACCAACAATGGCCAGGGCATCGCCGGCGTTGACTGGAGCGCGCGCATTCTGCCGGTGCGCGCGCTGGGCAGATGCGGCGGATACGCCTCGGACATCATCGATGCGGCACGCTGGGCGGCGGGACTGCCCGTACCAGGCATCCCGCGAAATCCCAACCCGGCGCGGGTCATCAACCTGAGCGTTGGCGGACCGGGAACCTGCCTGGCGTCCGAACAGGCCGCCGTGGACGACATCATCGCGACCGGTGCGGTGGTGGTGGCCGCGGCCGGCAATGAAGCAATCAACGCGCTGCGCACCAGTCCGTCCAGCTGTCAGGGCGTATTGCCGGTCGCCGCCTCGACGCGCGAAGGCGCGCTGGTGTCGTTCAGTAATTTCGGCGCGAAAATCGGGCTGATCGCACCGGGTGTGGATCTGTTGAGTGCGGCGAATCGAGGCGTGCAGGCGCCGCTTCCCGGCGGAGACCGTTACGAAACGATCTCTGGCACGAGCTTCTCCGCGCCACTGGTGGCGGGTGTGGCCTCGCTGATGCTGTCTCTCAACAACAACCTGACACCGCGACAACTGATCGCGATCTTGCGCGCCACCGCGCGCCCGTTTCCCGCGACAGTTACGGGTCAGCGCTGCGATGACCCACTTTGCGGGGCCGGCTTTCTCGACGCCGCGGCGGCGGTGCGCGCCGTGGCGACCGGTGACATCGCGACGGCGGCTGATGATAACGGCCTGCGCGCCGCATTCGCGACGGCGGCGCCGCTGGTGCTAGGAAGCGCGCAAGGCGGTGCGCTCAAAGGGGCTTACCAGTTCGACGTGTACCGGCTATCGCTGCCGGCCGCCGGTAACGTGCGCGTCGCCACCACCGGCAGCACCGATACCTATGGCTACCTGTTCGATGCAAACGGACGATTGCTGACCCAGCAAGACAATATCGTCCCGTCGATAGGCGAGAACGATGCAGGTGTAAATCTGAATTTCGCCCTCGACAACAGCCTGGTCGCGGGCACCTATTTCGTCGCGGTGGAAGGCTTCAGCATCAGCACCACTGGGCGTTATGCGCTGAACACAAGCCTCTCCACGCAGGGTGGCGGCGCCCCTGACAATGGTGATGGCGCCGCCATCGCTGACGGTGGCGGTGGCGCCGCGGATTTCATGCTGTGCGGCATGCTGCTGGGCGGGCTTAGCGGTTTGTTGTGTCAACGCCGTCCCGTCCATCGCGCGAAGATGGTTTCGACACACAGTGCGACGACACCACCGAGGGCGCCATAA
- the gspF gene encoding type II secretion system inner membrane protein GspF: MPAFEYKALNIAGRELAGVIEGDTARQARQELRERGLNPLDIKQVASDKTQGNLRQRFSGGGLNASELALMTRQLATLVRSGTPLEESLATTAKQSSKPRIKRIILAVRARVNEGHTLESGLSEFPAAFPELYRATVAAGEQSGHLDAVLDRLADYAESRQEMQQRINMAMFYPLILTTIAVLVAGGLLTYVVPQVVQVFEHLGQELPFLTRALIAVSDATKAYGLYAIILIGLGVYMFTRSMRNDHFRQRVHHFMLSLPLISRLIRGLNTARFARTLSILVGSGVPVLDALRIAAQVIPHIPMRQAVLNAAANVREGASISSSLETSGLFPPMTLHLIASGESSGRLQDMLERAAEHQERELQTSISAIMTLFEPVLILVMGVLVLIIVLAILLPIFELNQLVQ, translated from the coding sequence ATGCCAGCGTTCGAATACAAGGCACTGAATATCGCGGGGCGCGAACTGGCGGGCGTTATCGAAGGCGATACCGCCCGCCAGGCGCGTCAGGAACTGCGCGAACGCGGCCTGAATCCGCTGGATATCAAACAGGTCGCGAGCGACAAGACACAGGGTAATCTGCGGCAACGTTTCTCAGGCGGCGGCCTGAACGCGAGCGAACTGGCGCTGATGACCCGCCAGCTGGCCACCCTGGTGCGTTCCGGCACACCGCTTGAGGAGTCGCTCGCCACCACCGCCAAACAATCGTCCAAGCCGCGCATCAAGCGCATCATTCTGGCTGTGCGCGCCAGAGTCAACGAGGGCCATACCCTGGAATCGGGCTTAAGCGAATTCCCGGCCGCCTTCCCCGAGCTGTACCGCGCCACCGTGGCCGCCGGCGAGCAATCCGGGCATCTGGACGCGGTGCTGGACCGTCTAGCCGATTACGCCGAAAGCCGTCAGGAAATGCAGCAGCGCATCAACATGGCGATGTTTTACCCGTTGATCCTCACCACCATCGCCGTGCTGGTGGCGGGCGGCCTGCTGACTTACGTAGTACCGCAGGTCGTGCAGGTGTTCGAACATCTGGGTCAGGAATTGCCGTTTCTCACCCGTGCGCTGATCGCGGTCAGCGACGCGACCAAGGCGTATGGCCTGTACGCGATCATCCTTATCGGCCTGGGCGTGTATATGTTTACGCGCAGCATGCGCAACGATCACTTTCGCCAGCGCGTGCATCATTTCATGCTCAGTCTGCCGCTGATCTCGCGGCTGATCCGCGGCCTCAACACCGCCCGTTTCGCGCGCACCTTGAGTATTCTCGTCGGCAGCGGCGTGCCGGTGCTCGACGCCCTGCGCATCGCCGCACAGGTCATCCCGCACATTCCCATGCGCCAGGCCGTGCTCAACGCCGCCGCCAACGTGCGCGAAGGCGCATCGATCAGCAGTTCGCTGGAGACCTCCGGGCTGTTCCCGCCAATGACCTTGCATCTGATCGCGAGCGGCGAGTCCAGCGGCAGGCTGCAAGACATGCTGGAACGCGCCGCGGAGCACCAGGAGCGCGAGTTGCAGACGTCGATAAGCGCGATCATGACATTGTTCGAACCGGTGCTGATTCTGGTGATGGGCGTGCTGGTGCTGATTATCGTGCTGGCGATCCTGCTGCCGATCTTCGAACTCAATCAGCTGGTGCAATGA
- the gspE gene encoding type II secretion system ATPase GspE, protein MTETDLQPLADLVNTPPPVIGGVRRPAYGFSKRHGVLVGDEINGRVTLYRKPGVRAAVIAEVRRFTGKPLALTAVSETEFDTLLTQIYDAGSGAARAMMEDLGDNLDLNQLAESLPETEDLMEANDDAPIIRLINALLTEAIKENASDIHIETFETTLWVRFRVDGMLREILQPPRKMATLIVSRIKVMAKLDIAEKRVPQDGRISLRVAGRAVDVRVSTLPSGYGERVVLRLLDKQAGRLDLGHLGMAPEIHDKVRQIIQKPHGIILVTGPTGSGKTTTLYAALGMLNDRQRNILTVEDPIEYFIDGIGQTQVNVKVEMTFARGLRAILRQDPDIVMVGEIRDLETAQIAVQASLTGHLVFSTLHTNTAIGALTRLRDMGVEPFLLSSSLVGVIAQRLVRVLCPACKHAHPATATEYEQLRAHMKLAGDEKPTIYSPRGCAACNASGYAGRTGIYEAVVLDETLRSMIHDLSSEQKLERHARTLGPSIRNDGVRLVLKGLTTLEEVLRVTRED, encoded by the coding sequence ATGACCGAAACCGATCTGCAGCCGCTGGCCGATCTTGTAAATACCCCGCCGCCCGTGATCGGCGGCGTGCGCCGCCCCGCGTACGGTTTCTCCAAGCGGCACGGCGTGCTGGTCGGCGATGAAATTAATGGGCGGGTGACCCTGTACCGTAAGCCCGGCGTGCGCGCCGCGGTCATCGCGGAAGTACGGCGTTTCACGGGCAAACCGCTGGCTTTGACGGCGGTCAGCGAGACGGAATTCGATACCTTGCTGACGCAGATCTACGACGCCGGCTCGGGCGCCGCGCGGGCCATGATGGAGGATCTCGGCGACAACCTCGATTTGAATCAACTGGCCGAATCGCTGCCCGAGACCGAAGACCTGATGGAGGCCAACGACGACGCCCCCATCATCCGGCTGATCAACGCACTGCTGACCGAGGCGATCAAGGAAAACGCCTCGGATATCCATATCGAGACTTTCGAGACCACGTTGTGGGTGCGCTTTCGAGTCGATGGCATGCTGCGCGAAATCCTCCAGCCGCCGCGCAAAATGGCCACCCTGATCGTGTCCCGCATCAAGGTTATGGCGAAGCTGGATATCGCCGAGAAGCGGGTGCCGCAGGACGGCCGCATCTCGTTGCGGGTCGCGGGCCGCGCGGTCGATGTGCGCGTCTCCACCCTGCCCTCCGGCTACGGCGAGAGAGTGGTGCTTCGGTTGCTGGACAAACAGGCCGGCCGGCTGGACCTCGGGCATCTGGGCATGGCACCGGAGATTCACGATAAGGTCAGGCAAATAATTCAAAAACCCCACGGCATTATCCTCGTAACCGGGCCCACCGGCTCGGGCAAGACCACCACGTTATACGCGGCACTTGGCATGCTGAACGACCGGCAGCGCAATATCCTGACCGTCGAAGACCCGATCGAATACTTCATCGACGGCATCGGCCAGACGCAGGTCAACGTCAAGGTCGAAATGACGTTCGCCCGCGGCCTGCGCGCCATTCTGCGACAGGACCCGGATATCGTCATGGTCGGCGAGATCCGCGATCTGGAAACCGCTCAGATTGCCGTGCAGGCGAGTCTTACGGGGCATCTGGTGTTCTCGACGCTGCACACCAACACCGCGATTGGCGCGCTGACCCGCCTGCGCGACATGGGCGTGGAGCCGTTTCTTCTCTCGTCCAGTCTGGTCGGCGTAATCGCCCAGCGCCTTGTGCGCGTACTGTGCCCCGCCTGCAAACACGCGCATCCCGCTACCGCCACGGAATACGAACAATTACGCGCACACATGAAGCTCGCGGGCGACGAGAAGCCCACAATCTATTCGCCGCGTGGCTGCGCGGCCTGCAACGCTAGTGGTTACGCGGGCCGTACCGGTATCTACGAGGCCGTGGTGCTGGACGAGACTCTGCGCAGCATGATCCACGATCTGAGTTCGGAGCAAAAGCTGGAGCGTCACGCGCGCACCTTAGGGCCCAGCATCCGTAACGACGGCGTGCGGCTGGTGCTCAAAGGCTTGACCACGCTTGAAGAAGTGCTGCGCGTGACGCGCGAAGACTGA
- the gspD gene encoding type II secretion system secretin GspD: protein MNRPPRLLNMRRLRRPLLLGLIMMASALTVRAQEGVMLNLKDADLRSLIETVAEVTGTNFVVDPRVKAKITVISAKPMNEDEVYQVFLSVLQVHGYAAVPVGEVVKIVPDITAKQGPAVLTDSGQGDELITRVISVDSISAAQLVPILRPLVPQQGHLAAYTANNTLVISDRAANIDRIQQIVERMDYPVSDTIEVIRLEHAAASEIVRVITAMQQRDTQLSGGTLPGQPLLVADDRTNSILLSGQEKARLRLRGLIAHLDTPLETGGDTQVVFLNYAKAEDLAPILLGVAEQQQEQAAAGESQSAIATTTTTSTSSSSGENEELDIQADERNNALVITAPPDEFASIQSVIRQLDIRRAQVLVEAVIAEVSTTLANQLGMQFAVVPDEVDGGAPVIASSLSGAGRTLAQIISSPLSFGNGLLLGAADRSGGTRFGLILQALASDAATNILSTPTLVTLDNEEAEVVVAQNVPFITGNFSTGVDTGQVTGGVDPFQTIERQDVGITLRITPQVNEGDTIRLDIEQESSSIAETNLEDAADLITNKRTIKTNVLVEDGQTLVLGGLIEDSVTDNQQKVPILGDIPLLGYLFRSDSTNEAERSLMVFIHPVILRDPKLATAYTNSKYDYLRARQIEVNQRRGFGKASAARLPDLDELITQIPKPVRQHNRLMEMTPDVGGEFQ, encoded by the coding sequence GTGAATCGACCACCTCGCTTGTTAAATATGCGGCGGTTGCGGCGCCCATTGCTGCTGGGGCTGATAATGATGGCCAGCGCGTTGACGGTCCGCGCGCAGGAAGGCGTTATGCTTAACCTCAAGGATGCTGACCTGCGCTCGCTGATCGAGACGGTCGCCGAGGTGACAGGCACAAATTTTGTCGTAGACCCCAGAGTCAAGGCGAAGATCACGGTGATTTCCGCCAAGCCGATGAACGAGGACGAGGTCTATCAGGTCTTTCTGTCGGTGCTGCAGGTGCACGGATACGCCGCCGTACCGGTGGGCGAGGTCGTCAAGATCGTACCGGATATCACCGCCAAACAAGGTCCCGCGGTGCTTACTGACAGCGGTCAGGGCGACGAGTTGATCACGCGCGTCATCTCGGTCGACAGTATTTCGGCCGCGCAGCTCGTACCCATCCTGCGGCCGCTGGTTCCACAGCAGGGACATCTGGCGGCGTATACCGCGAACAACACGCTGGTCATTTCCGATCGCGCCGCCAACATCGACCGCATCCAGCAAATCGTGGAACGCATGGATTATCCGGTGAGCGATACTATAGAAGTGATCCGACTGGAACACGCCGCGGCCAGCGAGATCGTGCGCGTAATCACCGCGATGCAACAAAGAGATACCCAGCTGTCCGGGGGGACCCTGCCGGGACAACCCCTGCTGGTGGCGGATGATCGCACCAATAGTATTCTGTTAAGCGGGCAGGAAAAGGCGCGCCTGCGCCTGCGCGGTCTGATCGCGCATCTGGATACGCCGCTGGAAACCGGCGGCGACACGCAGGTTGTATTTCTGAACTACGCCAAGGCCGAAGACTTAGCACCGATTCTGCTGGGGGTCGCCGAGCAGCAGCAGGAACAGGCGGCGGCCGGAGAATCTCAGTCGGCCATCGCAACGACGACTACGACCAGCACGAGTTCCAGCAGTGGCGAAAACGAAGAGCTGGATATCCAGGCGGACGAGCGCAACAACGCCCTGGTCATCACAGCACCTCCAGACGAATTCGCCAGTATTCAAAGCGTGATAAGGCAGTTGGACATACGTCGCGCTCAGGTACTGGTCGAGGCGGTTATCGCGGAAGTTTCGACAACGCTCGCAAACCAGCTGGGCATGCAATTCGCCGTGGTGCCCGATGAAGTCGACGGCGGCGCACCCGTGATCGCGTCCAGCTTAAGCGGTGCGGGACGCACCCTGGCGCAGATCATCAGTAGCCCGCTGTCCTTTGGCAATGGCCTGTTGCTGGGCGCCGCGGACCGCAGCGGCGGCACCCGGTTCGGCCTGATTCTCCAGGCGCTGGCGAGCGACGCGGCCACGAATATCCTCTCCACCCCGACGCTCGTGACCCTGGACAACGAAGAGGCCGAAGTAGTTGTAGCGCAGAACGTGCCATTTATCACCGGCAATTTCAGCACCGGTGTCGATACCGGACAGGTGACCGGCGGCGTCGATCCGTTCCAGACCATCGAGCGCCAGGATGTCGGCATCACCTTGCGCATCACCCCGCAGGTCAACGAGGGCGACACCATCCGGCTGGACATCGAACAGGAATCGTCGTCCATTGCAGAGACCAACCTGGAAGACGCCGCGGACCTCATTACCAACAAACGCACGATCAAGACCAATGTGCTGGTAGAAGATGGGCAGACCTTGGTGCTGGGCGGTCTGATCGAGGACAGCGTTACCGACAATCAACAGAAAGTGCCGATACTGGGCGACATTCCATTGCTGGGTTACCTGTTTCGCAGCGACAGCACCAACGAGGCTGAACGCAGTCTGATGGTGTTCATTCATCCGGTTATATTGAGGGATCCCAAGCTGGCGACCGCTTACACCAACAGCAAATACGATTATCTGCGCGCGCGCCAGATCGAGGTCAATCAGCGCCGCGGTTTCGGAAAAGCCAGCGCCGCGCGCCTGCCGGATCTAGACGAACTGATCACGCAGATTCCCAAACCCGTTCGTCAGCACAACCGTCTGATGGAGATGACGCCCGACGTCGGAGGAGAATTTCAATGA
- the gspC gene encoding type II secretion system protein GspC, whose protein sequence is MALINGKRGASWLLAGLPGVAAAALTVLIAYSLANLGWRVFAPAPEVWAPAATQNVDLPDTATERPDYALAIANLHLFGEAREAQPRLVDAPDTRLNLALRGIYATGNDQALAIIASDGSNEKFYRLGDAIVGGGVLKAVYVDRVILEHNQRMETLRLPRSRLNLYGKKAGALKANATEGYTDAAQAYAAGYDQPMPDAASAAAGSDYLPDGGSGVDLGAVRQQILQDPGRLGDMIRAAPATENGQFLGYQLTPQGNTQLFEQIGLQEGDIVTSVNGIAIDRPDKGLLALQDLVKAEQVSVTLLRDGSEITVEHSLR, encoded by the coding sequence ATGGCGCTTATAAATGGCAAACGAGGCGCATCGTGGCTGCTCGCCGGACTGCCCGGTGTGGCAGCCGCGGCGCTGACCGTGCTCATAGCCTACAGCCTGGCGAATCTGGGCTGGCGCGTGTTCGCGCCCGCGCCCGAGGTCTGGGCGCCGGCGGCAACGCAGAATGTCGATTTGCCCGACACCGCCACAGAGCGCCCGGACTACGCCCTGGCAATCGCGAACCTGCATTTGTTCGGCGAGGCGCGTGAGGCCCAGCCGCGCCTGGTGGATGCTCCGGACACGCGTCTAAACCTGGCATTGCGCGGCATTTATGCGACGGGCAACGATCAGGCACTCGCCATTATCGCCAGTGATGGAAGCAACGAAAAATTCTACCGGCTGGGCGACGCCATCGTCGGTGGCGGCGTACTCAAGGCGGTTTATGTCGATCGGGTCATTCTGGAACACAACCAGCGCATGGAAACGCTGCGTCTGCCCCGCAGCCGATTGAACCTGTATGGCAAAAAGGCGGGGGCCCTAAAGGCAAACGCCACCGAAGGCTATACGGACGCCGCACAGGCTTACGCCGCGGGCTACGACCAGCCGATGCCCGACGCAGCAAGTGCGGCAGCCGGCTCCGATTATCTGCCTGACGGCGGGTCTGGCGTCGATCTGGGCGCGGTGCGCCAGCAGATTTTGCAGGATCCCGGCCGACTCGGCGACATGATCCGCGCCGCGCCAGCCACAGAGAACGGACAGTTCCTGGGTTACCAGCTGACCCCGCAGGGCAACACGCAGCTATTCGAGCAAATTGGCTTGCAGGAAGGCGATATCGTAACGTCCGTCAACGGGATCGCTATCGATCGCCCGGACAAGGGCTTGCTGGCCCTGCAGGATTTGGTCAAGGCAGAACAGGTAAGCGTTACCCTGCTGCGTGACGGCAGTGAAATAACGGTTGAACACAGTCTGCGATAA